In Haliotis asinina isolate JCU_RB_2024 chromosome 11, JCU_Hal_asi_v2, whole genome shotgun sequence, the genomic stretch GCTCTTTGAGACTATTACTTGGGACCGGTTTTGCCATCCTGATTTATGCCAAGGTCAAGTTGACAACTCGCCTTTATCAACTTCTATCTCCTTGGTCCAATAAGATAGCGAATTCCCCTTCGATAACGAGAACAATCAGATGGTAAGGATTCTAGAGCAAATACTGTCAAAACGAATATATCCGTCACCTAAAGACTTCATAAGAAATAATGTTATAACTGATTGTGGCGgcaaacaaataacaaacaaataaagttAAAGTCGCTAATATGATTTCTATCTGATGCCAGTACTGCAGCTTTCATTGCATCCTGACTGAGGTTCGTTTGGATGGGTTGTTTGCATGCTATAATAGAAGTACAGGAACTATTACAGAAACATTGccgtgtctatgtgtgtgtatatcatAGGGCGTAGCAGAGATAGGGTCTAACAGTCAAGTCTGTACCAGTGTAGGGGTTACAAAATCGCATCGCCCgacgcccaggacaagtcagttttcatttcgggcaatcaaataatggtatcttacttgtccgtggactactagataatttccacttatggtttcaaactgcaaataatctttgatttcattgcatatctgctcataatgtagctattacatttaggagataaacatcatgtgttggccaatttccgggtgttactgagtatttgaagtacgggaatgcatttggaaccgacggcgtcagccggaggtttcaaatgaaacattcctgtgcttcaaatactcaataacacccggaaattggccaacacatgatgtttatcgacattgtaaacacaaaagtaaaccaaaggggttttagtgtctgcactcgtttacatcgaatgcggactcagcagtgaagtgtcatcagctggccgtttcagctggttctcatggtagcatctggagttgctcatttgtgacgtcattctaactttacgtcacaatatgatttgaatgacgcgaccactgttgatgacacaacaaaacaattgtttacgtgtaaatacgcagtgaatagtctttcagtttccgggaatctaataccatttgatcatgtttttcgaccaatcagattacagaacacggtgacttttgttttacaattcgtaataataataaagtagagctagtagagagtAAGGATaccactcttcgataaataaccaataaacattaacatcaagcatagtgtcataaaatcagggcaagtggaaaattagccAGGGCAAGTTACTTTCtcggcaagtggcttttcaacatatttttgatcTCCTGGGTTACCAGACAGGTTAACAGGTATATGGTATTGCTATCAACGTTAACGTCCCACATCCAAATATTTACAAGCAAGTTATTAGATTTAGAAGCAAGTTCTCTTGGAGTCATTTTCGAAGTAAAGACGTCTGACGTCATCAGCATATGTTATGCAGTTATGGGTTATTACGGGATTGTGATATGCATACTAAATTTGCCCTTAAATATCTCCTTCATATTTTCTCACATTCATCTCCTACTACCACCTTGTGTTTGCAGGTTGCTGTATGTAGGAATGGTTCTCTTCATGACAATCTACCTGGGACTGAATGTGACCAAGGCGGAGAACTTCCTCTCTCTCAGTGGACTGACATTCTTCATTCTTCTAGGATTCCTCATATCCGAACACCCAGAAAGGGTAAGGAgttccttcttcttcttcctttgatgttaatgacaaaCGTGTTTTAACATGTAGTAGAACTCTGTCTCTCTGGCTCGGTTGGCACTCTGTTTCTTCTTGATATCCCAACATCTACCCAGGAGAAGAAATATAAGAGCCATTACCTTCTCTAAACCATAATTCCCCGATCTAACATATATTTCATCGTGACTGTTATTTGGGACTAACGGTGACCATCAAACTTTAAACGTTTCATTTTAACATGTgcaaacactgacaaacacaaaCGCATGTGTGAAATTGAATGGGACACATGTAGAGGAGAGGTCATTTAGAACCGTCCCTACATATTATACCCACCCGTGCAAACGTTTAGAATTGAAAAGCATATACACTGTTTTGACCAGAAGGATTGGGGTAAAGATATAAATATGTTGCATAGAGGATAGACATGAATGTTTCAATGCAATTCAAACTTTTTCACAATGACAGGAAAGATGATGTTCACACAAGAACCTGTTTGGTGCTTTACGTACTACTGCACGTCGTGGACAATATTACTTAACCTGCCAATCAATCATTTAGGTGTCATGCGTACGTACTGTGAGCACACTTAACCTGTCAATCAATCATTTAGGTGTCATGCGTACGTACTGTGAGCACACTTAAGCTCTACTAAAGATCtgagataatgatgatgattataAAGCAAGTATATGCCCAAGGCGCATATAAATTAAAGTTAATAAGATATGAACATATggttctgaatgtatcaaatgACGAGGGCAGTTCATTCTACTGTTTGCTTGCTCGAAATTCGGAACTGTAAGGCAACACTTGGCTCGTAAGCAAAGTGATCTAGCTGATTCGCAGTGTTGGAACAGATTGGGCAGGTATGAAAGAGCTTTACCACCGTGTAGACACCGGATTcccttcccacagaggttacttgtcatattttcctacgaacctctgttcaaAATAGGTGATATTTCCCGGTTCTCGTAAAGTGCCCAAGCGGCAAAAATCGTAAcacgaattatctcccttctttctatcgAATCAGAACACGTAATACATCGACTACGATCCATCTTGACAATAATGCAAGCAAACACTGGGCCACAAATATCACTCCTCTGTCGGGGACTTGTGACAGACAAGGCATTTAATGCCTAGCTTGCCCGTTGTCAACGAGGGTGATAGAAGAAACGTTTGTGCACCGCGcaggggaagaggttctagttttcccgaAGCATAAGGAAATTGCAGAGGCCTTGCGAaggatcacttttgaaacaacgtcgctgattgcacagCTAATTTTGAATGAACTAATCACGTATCCTGAACACTCGCATCATGAAATAGACGTAACAGAAAAGAGGTTCATAGGTAGATATGACAATGTATGCACAGAGTCTGAAAATGAATCCTTGCTTCTGCTGGCAGCCACCTTGGATCTTGAGTATAGAGTGGTTGGAAAATATTAATCGTTCCCAGTACTTTGTCCAGAAGCTTTGTCAATTACATCTACATTACAGTATATTTTGATCCAGAAATTTCACATGCAGATGAACTCCATAATGTAACACGCAAAATGAGAGAAATGTTATTTTGATATCAGTATTTAAAGAAAGTATGCAGGAAAGAAGCGACGAATTTTGaacaaacatgaacacatgTGGAGTATACCAAGCTAAGacagaaatgttttgaaaacgtTCTAAAAACGTTACCTTGTGatttgaaaaacattaaaaaccGTTTCGTTTAAATACAAATAATTttgttgatttaaaaaaaaacaaaaacaaaaacattcgaTGGCGAAACACTCTATAAACGTTTTCAAACGTTTCTCCATTGGGTTTCCAAAACGTTTCAGAAACGTTGCGGTTGGACCTTCTAGCGATTGTAGAGATATCAGAAACGATATCATCTTCTGATATCGTTGCAAGCTTGTTTGCCAACACTGTTTTGAATCCCGTCTCGTAAATACACACATGTAAGGAAATCCGTTATATTATtagaaaaaaggaaaacaaaacgGTGTGTTaaagaatacttcatttcatcaATACATATGGAAAGTAATCAGTCATCTTTCTCGTCGGGCTCCTCTGGCGTCCGTATTGGCCTCTGAAATAAATACAAGGACATTCTATAAATATTTACTGTTACTCCGCTCTTGATGATGCAAAATTACTGATGCATAGTGAAACTGTATTGAAGAGTTCACCTTCCCTTCAATATTTACCGAAAACGAAAATAAATACAGATCAATTAACCTCAGTCTACGATTAATCATACACCATAGGAATTAATTTATTACCGCCTACAACCCCCATCTCCCCTCAACCCCCCAGTTGGTTTCGCGAATTGTGCACAACACTTTTTATCCCAAcgagtagtggtggtggtggtgctatGTGTTGCTTACAATTTCAGGTCAACTGGCACGCGGTATTTTGGGGGATCGGGACCCAGTTCCTGTTTGCGCTGCTGATTCTCAGAACCAGTATCGGGTTTCGCTCTTTTCGATGGCTTGGAGAAAGACTAGACGAGTTCTTGAAACACACTGACAAAGGATCTGAATTTGTATTTGGAAAAACATACCAAGATCACGCGTTTGCATTTCAGGTAAATGTGTAACACCCATCGTTTGTACCAGGGAGGCTATATATAgagagttgtagattatccctttTTGGACTCATGACAGAAAAGGTCTCCATTATCTATAAAAATGGGCAGACGTCAATATGGTGCAAATTGGTAGAACTGTGCGTAACATGAGGACCAAGATTGTTCTTTGTTTAAATATCCCATTGGTATATCTGACCACGGTCACAAGTGCCCTTCTGAAAATCTATAATTTGTTTAGCATGATATACCACAAAAGACCAGCATATTCTTAAAGTTCAATATGATTTGGCTTGTGAATACTCGGGTTTAGATCTGCTACAGGTAACATGGCCTTCTATAGCTACGTAGACTGGCGCAATTTAATGTCAGTCATTTACTTATCTCGTTCATGAAGACTCTTACTTCTGTCAGCATGAATCTTCAGAACGGGACTGAATctatgtgtgagagagagatagagcgagaaagagagagagagagagagagggggggaggGAGGATACCTTTAGGTTTGGTTCTTGTTTAAGGCCGCATTCAGCAAAGTTCCTGCTGCATGGCCTCGGTTGGTAAATGATcatgtcttgaccagacaatccagtgatcaacagcatgaatatttaTCTACACAATATGGTTACGGTGACATATATCAACTGAGACGTCcagttagtcgcttcttacgacaagcctggtGGGAGATAACGAATCTTGTTAGAGTTATTTCCTCACTTGCTGACATTAATAACGTCCCCACACACGTGTGCAGGCTCTAAGCGCTAACCCATTAATAACCAAGGTGTCTGTGACTTACCTTACAGGGTACCCAGTCGCTGCTAGGCTGACAGAGGCAATTTATGAACAAACTAAGTTGCCTATGATGTGATCACAAGCACAACAAATAACATCCCACGACCGAGGACTCTCCGCGCCCAACGTTGTTTAACCTCAATTGGTTTGTGACCAGGGCTCTACGCACATAGCTTCGCACCACCACCGCATAGCTTATAATTGTTGACAGAATGGCTAAGTTCGGGTGATGTTATGACCATGTcaatgtgtgcgtgtgtctgcaTGTTGTATCTtgtttctgtgtctgtgtctttgtGTTTCCCAATGTACCTCAGTGAGTTTGTGTCTCAGAGTAATTTCAATTGTGCGTGTATCGTTTGTGTCATGATATCGTGTGCGAGGGGTCTTAACTGCTTCGGATATTCCTGTGTTTTATGATTTCAGGTGATGCCATTTATTCTTATGTGCTCCTCGACTATCAACGTCTTGTACTACTACGGGGTTCTCCAGGGATTCGTGGCCAATTTTGGATGGTTGCTGTCTTTCTGTCTGGGTACCAGCCCCGTGGAGTCCGTCAACACAGCAAtcaatgttgtgtttgggcCAGTACGGTGAAATTGTAAACTCCTATTCCGTGAGCAGTAGAACATCATTACTACTATTAACCCTTCAGTACCAAATGATGCAAAGCACAGTTATGAAGGGATATACTTCACATTCTAATGgcgattttgtttttgttaatttcaatgtttacaaacatatcgGGTGTACACTTTCTCTTCCCCACAGTGTAGCTCATATCAGGCTGGGGTGATAAACTGGTGTTATTTTGCTCACGATTGGATGTCTTGGTTGTGGTGTTATTGTCGATTGTTTTAACGGTCCTTATAaaggtatttttattttttcgtcTACATATAATTGGTCATGGGATTTATGTATGTGTCAATACAAAGTTTTACAAGTAAAGCATGCTGTTTGTGGTATTTTTACTCAAGTTTCGTTATCAGGCAGAATCACCTCTCGCCATCAAGCCGTTCCTTCCTCATCTGACGCCGTCTGAGTTACATGCTGTCATGGCCGCCGGATTTGCCAGCATTGCAGGGACGGTATTCGGGATGCTGACATCTTTTGGAGTTAGTGTGTACCTTATCATTTGTCTCAAGGGCATTAGAGAGTGAATAGTTCCTGGGATAATAATAATTCCTGGGTAGAATTACATGTACACCCAAACATCGCATAGGGGAACACGCTCCTTCAAGAAACACGGATCTCATCAATAACATCTATTAATTTTGAAACTGCAGGTACACATAAAACAGTGTTTAAGTATGTTCCTTTGTTAATGCCTCTTTTTTGGCTAATATAGTCTATCTGCTGTCAAATGTTCATTCACGGACCTCACAAGGCTTTCACATGTGGGGCTAACTAGATACATCGCACTTGTCTTATCTTGGGATGGGTATACTCTTTTTCGCAGTAGTGTTGttagtttgtatatttataCCTATCCTTCATGGTATAACAGACTGAATATTTAGTAAATGTGTTGATGCAATCATCTCTAGGCTCCAGCCAATCACCTGCTAGCAGCCAGCGTCATGTCCGCGCCTGCAGCCCTAGCCATGTCCAAGCTGATTGCCCCGGAAACACAACCAACCAGGATCCAGCCACATGACGCCTACAACATCCCTGTCCCGTCAGTCACAAACAGCGTTCttcatatatgtatacagaattgATATTCATGTATCATGGTGGTGGCAGAACGAAACTATTAAGAAAATCATTGTGTAAAAGAACCAGATGTGAAACCAACAAATGGTAAAAAAATCTGCCGTAAAAACGGTATTCTAAACATATTATAACAATAACACGAATACACGACtttgacaaatatatataaagacaGTTAACAGTGCACGTGAGTGGATTATGATTTAaagtcgcatcggcaatattttagccatatcatgactaaaGCCAGTTCCATATTcatgataaatacatgtaatatataaaacattgtcaacgaagggcagtaaaatgactagattatcacaaaatgGGTTAAAACTAGCCAGCACATATGTATAAATGACGACAACtgttttggacaatacaatgtacaagAGGGCTATTTGGcctcaacaactgaaggtagatcaccacactcgAATCCATGGTGACATCTATTACTTATGCTACCTGCATGAGTCCTAGCTGGATCTCCACCTTCCCTTCCGCCATTTGTATTAATGCTGAGACTTAcatacattacatgaaacatttaccaCGATTAAATGGGTGAGTCGggaaatatttaacgtcacatcggcaatgcttaagtcatatcgtgacgagaacatttaagaCTGCAatggaaaatatgtaattctAAAAATGTGTCAACGAAAGGACAGtaatataactagaatatcgtAACTGGAATTTTATACTACTatgcaatgttaaaactaaaatcactatttggacaataaaatatgaaaacaggcgATAGCTTGCCAATAAAAGAAGGTAAATCagcatactagggaccatggggacttacagtacaatTGCTAAACacatggaccctagatggatttacaccatctcttcagttgctggcgattgtaagaaatagCAGCCACACTTAATATGCAAAAATCCTGGAAAGTGTAATCTACTTTGAAAGTTTCGGGACGTACGTACTtcctacgattaaaaacctggtagacttaaatgtACGTCAAAGTACTTCTAAAGCTAGACAGGGTGTGCAATCATCATCACACCTAATGCAGGTCGCCTGGTTGTTTAACAtggttggctcgtcacgccaaggaccagggttcgatttccctAATGGGTAAAACGTGTGAagcaaatttctggtgtcccctggtgtgatattgccggaatattgctaaaagcgacgaaAAGCGGAAGACACTCACGGTTGATTTATAATGTCGCCCTTTTAACACCAAAATATGTTGCTGTACATGAACGTGTTGGTCTGCTTAGTTGAGATCGTCACAGTAGAGGGGCGacggggtagtctagtggttaacgcgttcgctcgtcacgccgaagacccgggctcgtttccccacatgggtataattgtgaagcccattttctggtgtcccccgccgtgatattgctggactattgctaaaaccggcgtaaaactaaacttactcactcactcactcactcatcacagtAGATGTTCTCTAATGGTCTAACACAAGTCTATTTGCAGCACACCAGTGACTGCCACTGGAGGTGCAATGCACAGCAAGTGAAGCATTGGGGCACAAGAATAACGCTACCTCATAACATTATGCTACATAGGAAGTTCAACAACCTTCTGGAAGCCGTGTCAGAGGGTGCTACAGACGCCATACCGATCGTCGCAAGCGTGGTTGTGAACCAGATCATATATATCGCCATCATCAACTTCGTTGACTCCACGCTGCTTTGGTTCGGGGACAGAGTGGGCGTAGCTGGAGTGTCCTTTGAGGTAATATACGAAGTTGCCTTAATATTGACAGTCctgttttgtgagtgagtgagcttagttttacgcttcttttagcaatattctagcaatattatgCTTTAGTAATATTTTTAGTCATGTAAGTTAGGAACGCAAAATCCTTGGCAAATGAAAATATAGCCTTTGCATATGATTCATATTTATAgtattacatatatttgaatgttatcggAGACACAGAGCAACTACAGCTGCAGCTGCAACATTTACAGCAGTATGGATGAGCGTATGAGTTTTCGTTTAAGCTGTTGTATTAGCAATAGTATAGTAATTTcgcgaaatgggcttcacacatcgtacccaagAGGGGAATCGTTTACGGAATGGCGagtgaacgctgtaaccactgtCGACCGCCCCTCAGTGTGGATGAAGTAAAACTGTCTGACATCACTGTGTTTTCCAGAACtaaatgtgtgttttttgttgttttttgttgttttttgggggttttttttgttttttgttttgtttttgtttttgttttctttgcaaGACAGCTCAGTCGGTCAGGTTCCACGCTGCTCCTCGTGcccatcactggattgcttggtctCGGCTATTTAGAGACACTGTTTAACATTTACACAGTATTTATCAGCTGGAATGATGTATATTACATGCTCACACTGAactatgtagtgagtgagtgagttaaatacaaaatcacttcatcaatattttacccatatcgtgacgaaaacagtAAATAGTTTATAGGTTTATTATTTTGAACATCTGTCGCTAAAAGGCGGTAAAAGAACTAGTATATCACAATTGGATATATAAAACTACAATGTGACATAAACTTATATACAACTGAGGACATTACAAAGTAAAGCTAATgaatcgccaacaactgatggCAGATCACCATAATGGGGACTTACGGGCCGTTTCTATATGGACCCTAAATAGATTGCCAGCATCCCTTAAAGCCACTGTTGATTGTAGTCAACTCCGGCCATAATTTAAAATTATCAaactatttttgttttaaaactgGTAAGTataaatttacattgaatgttttgggacttccGAACCCTCTCATGAAAACCGTAATATGCAGACTTCATATCTGCATCGGTAGCCTTGATATAGCCGATACGTGTTCAGATGTCGACAGTGTGTTCTTTATAGCGTCGTGGTGCGGGTATTGTCTTGACTACGTGAAATgctattttattttgtttcagttccTGTGCTCCTATGGTTTCTATCCTATCGTGTACATCATGGGCTTTTCGAGCACGGATTTCTTGAAGATTGGCGAGCTGTTCGGCATTAAGACATTTGCTAACTCATTTTACGGTTATCAATTGTTTGGAAAGCTGATTAAGAATCGCCATGCATTGGAACAGTACATTGCCTCCACTAACGGGACTTGGCACTGGGAGAACAGAGACATCGTGCTGGACCTCACCAACAGGACGCTTCCTGGTGGGATCCtaacggtgagtgagtgagtgtatgcgTACGTGCTCAGAATGTTATCTGCTTTGCGTTCCTTGCTTGAGGCGGGTCGTGTTAGaaaaacaatgcttaaaattaaaaaaaatctctTGTGTGTTCTGCGACGTACAATGTTCCAAAGATACTCTGTTGAGATCTGGATGCTCCTTGACGTATAATACAGCCGGTGTCACGTGCACGCGTGAACCCTGCTTTGTCGTCCACGGCGGTCATTAAAATGCGGGGAAACTCTTGGATGCAAGTAATACAATACTCTACTGTAAAGTGAGTGTTATCTCCATACCATCATCAATGCTAAAGGGTACTTACTCCTAAATATTCCGTTGCGCATATTAAGTGTTTCTCAGGCGTCAAACGCGGACGAGCAATGAGTCACGAACAACCGAAGTTTACTTTAGTTTGGCCAAAGGATTTTTCCTCATGACGTCAAATTCCAATAACGTCTAGCGTTAAACCAAACAAGCCGCCCTGCTGCTTTGTGCTCAAGGTACAACAGCGTGGCATTGTCTGTATATGGAGAGGACGAGACGGTTGATGAAGGCCCTAGGAACGTGCGCCCTGACTCGCAGATTCGCCTGAGAGAGTTTAGTTAAAGTTGTGAGCCATGGTAGAAAATCATTGATCATCCTCTGAATCTCGTCCCACAAGGGTTCTCTCTGGTTTCAGTCTAGACTCAGGGTAGGCCATTGAAGAACTTGTATCACTGGTGATTGTGTTGCTGAAAACAAtgcgtcctgggtccaacaagcgtgCACTGATATATACGTATAATATATCTATATAAAGAAGGAAAGTTTAACGAGctcaaagttgtcaaacaccccACTCTCGATTATGGGCTAATTCTGGGTGGAAATTGTGGAATATCTAACCGCGATTCTTGCTGAAATAAAGCCAGATAAATTCCCTTTCGAATAATTCCAATATTATCAAAATCGGTGCATTATGTCCCGAGCAACTTAACTTGGAACTCGAGACAAGACAAGTTTTTCATTTGTACGCCCAAATCCTTCCTACGAAACTCATCGCCTCTCAGAGAAGAAATACCATGTATTTCACTTAAGAACACCCGATCGGCGAAAACACAACCTTTTCGTAATCGCTAGATATTCCACTTTCGTTCTACAACTTCTCAAATGAAATAGGCTATTCTTTTACCGGCAATACACGACTTTACTGGGAAATTAGCGGTATCGAGTGACCGAGTTCACCATGTTTGTCTTTCACCCTTAATAGGCTTGCACCAACGACCAGCTGCTCGAAAATAAAACAccagtattatttttatttcgtGACTCGATATATCGTCCCATCATTACTTTAGTAAATGCGTTTTGTCGGCATGTTTTTTCTggtttttgttgggtttttttatcaaGTGATGAAACTAAATCCACATTTTCTTGAACACTGGCCATAAACCAGTGTtccgttgcacaaaacaaccttagggaAACCCTAACTCGGACTTCAACCTTAGCCGTAACCTTAACTAAGGCTGAGCTCTTCAGCGCAGGAGTAATGGAAGCGTCCCTGATTACCACGTAAATTCAGCGTGTCCAGTTGACACGTTTTTCTCTGTACACTCTCTGCTTCCTCAAACTTCTCTCAATCTCTTTGTATAATATATATTCCCTTCCCAACCTTATAGAGGCTAAGGTTGGGTCGCTCCAATCTTAGTTATCAACCTTAACTCAAGGCTAACCTTAATTAAGGTTCTTTCGTGCAACGGGATTCTACCCTTAGTAAAGGTCTAAGGTTGACCTTAAGAGATAAGGTCTGGCACAGGTCTGGCTAACACATTTCTTATGTAAAACCTATGTATGGAACCCAAAACGGGTAAACATACCCTTGCAAGCAAACTATCCTGATATGAATAGAAATGGTGCATATGTACATGTCAAGCCAACACGCCGTGTTAAGCGTAATACACTGACTGTGAAACAATCGGGCTCacttacacaaacacaaacagaagAGCATACAGCAGTCTTGTTGATCACTGCCGATATTTTCGTTCCCAGAAACGATCTGAAGTGATTGGGACGTACGCATTCTGTGGGCAGAACCATCTGGCGGCGATTGGGGTGACCCTGGGAGTGTTCTGTACCTTGATCCCAGCCAGGAAGGGAACTATAACTAAATACATCACACGTGCCAACGTATCCGGTCAGTTGGCGTGCTACATGACAGCATGTATAGCAGGTACGTTGACATGATCAAGACGTGGCAGCAAGACATAGTATACGATCACTCAAAACTAGCCATTCCGTCAACAATTGAAAGCTATGCGGCGGTGGTGCGAAGCCATGTGCGTAGAACCtgggtcacaaatcagttgaggTTAAGCAACGTTGGGCGCGGAGGTGTTATTTGCTGTGCTTGTGATCTCATCACAGGCAACTGAGTTTGTTCATGAATTGCCTCTGTCCGCCCAGCAGCgactgggtacccggtagggTAGTCACACACACCTTGGTTACTAATGGGTTAGCGCTTTGAGCCTGCACACGTGTGTGGGGACGATATTAATGGCCATTAAATTAATGTCAGAAAGTGAATAAATAACACTAACAATATTCGCGATCCCCCACCAGGCTTGTAGTAGGaagcgactatcgggatcgttTGGTCAGAGTGGACGTTTCagttgacatatgtcaccgtAACCACATTGTGTAgataaatgttcatgctgttgatcactgtattgtctggtcaagacatgattatttacccATCGCCACCATGCAGTTGAGTGCGGCCTCAAACAATAACCAAACCTAAAGTTATCTCCAAACTGACCACATGCACTCGACAGATCAGTCGTATCGCCAGCGTCAGTTTGTGGGACAGTACTTTTCGTTTTgctatatactcatggaaaaatgtaagggaacgcatgtttctttgggcaattcaaaatttctgtttactaacttcagcgccgtgtattatcgttttcgtaaagagcagttcactcaaactcaccataatgctttccatgcacgtgcactacatgctcctaaagttacatgcacttagatttacacgttaAATGTAtctgcactgtcaaacacaacgtttaaaacattgttaacatggcgagacagtacttaattttggcacagaaatgggaggcaattTGCATGGataatggtggaagctcattacCACAGgtgcaacaacttttcacaagtctgttagcgtgatatccagactttgaaatctctatagagcgactggtgacgtcaaatgAGCCGTggtcggggacggaaaaaggaaaccaccccacgggatgaTCGTTATGGTGGGGGCTCTGTTATGGTTGCGGCGGGTTTaactttaaccacaaaacagatcttgtgcgtgttgatggcaggataactGGTGgacgatatcgtgacgagatcttgaacacgattgtgatcccctttgcgcgtgcagcaggtcgaatgttcgaggTCCAGCAtcacaatgcccgccctcacatcgctcatgtttgtcgggacagactgcA encodes the following:
- the LOC137256227 gene encoding solute carrier family 28 member 3-like; this encodes MVLFMTIYLGLNVTKAENFLSLSGLTFFILLGFLISEHPERVNWHAVFWGIGTQFLFALLILRTSIGFRSFRWLGERLDEFLKHTDKGSEFVFGKTYQDHAFAFQVMPFILMCSSTINVLYYYGVLQGFVANFGWLLSFCLGTSPVESVNTAINVVFGPAESPLAIKPFLPHLTPSELHAVMAAGFASIAGTVFGMLTSFGAPANHLLAASVMSAPAALAMSKLIAPETQPTRIQPHDAYNIPVPKFNNLLEAVSEGATDAIPIVASVVVNQIIYIAIINFVDSTLLWFGDRVGVAGVSFEFLCSYGFYPIVYIMGFSSTDFLKIGELFGIKTFANSFYGYQLFGKLIKNRHALEQYIASTNGTWHWENRDIVLDLTNRTLPGGILTKRSEVIGTYAFCGQNHLAAIGVTLGVFCTLIPARKGTITKYITRANVSGQLACYMTACIAGMLYDESLV